In one window of Silvanigrella paludirubra DNA:
- a CDS encoding flavin monoamine oxidase family protein — MAVKNSRRDFLKNTTILSSGLFFNSKISAISNNYLDIAVIGSGVSGLTFCYLLKNQNKNIQLFESNNSRLGGRIQTILNFNSDHQHVELGGEHINSDQLFTINLCKELNLKLIEDNNHSNISKDIYFANNEKKSKLEIFQEAKKLGTINKRILDKFTTNNEINWPDYKTNQEAWKEFDNLSATEYLEKYAKDIEPWFILMLNKAYSALMGPDMSEISSIVFLQVFPTDFSSEEKFTIYNGLDEKYSINGGNIKLIETLKGCLLNKIKINMGYNLINISDNKTYFLITFITPFGTKEIKAKKIVMAIPLGALRKIDSFNKLELNPIKLKNIKELGFGTNGKLILNFENRFWTNENTEPKLLKRFLTDEMGGCFWEPTQFQEGNMGALNTWFGGNFGKKINKNLIKETLEFYNKVWPNSKTFYNNKFVEKYWIEDKYTHGSYSCPLKGQMTTLFGNFNEPELNNRLFFIGEHTSYNNYGYIEGAVESAVNTAKKYFLT, encoded by the coding sequence ATGGCGGTTAAAAACTCAAGAAGAGATTTTTTAAAAAATACTACAATTTTAAGTTCAGGATTATTTTTTAATTCAAAAATTTCTGCAATTTCAAATAATTATTTAGATATTGCTGTAATAGGTTCAGGAGTTTCAGGTCTTACTTTTTGCTATTTACTTAAAAATCAAAATAAGAATATTCAATTATTTGAATCTAACAATTCTAGGTTAGGAGGAAGAATTCAAACAATTTTAAATTTTAATTCAGATCATCAACATGTTGAGCTTGGTGGAGAGCATATTAATAGTGATCAGCTATTTACAATAAATTTATGCAAAGAACTTAATTTAAAATTAATTGAAGATAATAATCATTCTAATATTTCAAAAGATATATATTTTGCAAATAATGAAAAAAAATCGAAATTAGAAATATTTCAAGAAGCCAAAAAATTAGGTACTATTAATAAAAGAATATTAGATAAATTCACAACAAATAATGAAATTAACTGGCCTGACTATAAAACAAATCAAGAAGCATGGAAAGAATTTGATAATCTTTCCGCTACAGAATATCTTGAAAAATATGCTAAAGATATTGAACCATGGTTTATTCTAATGCTTAATAAAGCATATAGCGCTCTCATGGGACCTGATATGAGTGAAATTAGTTCAATTGTTTTTCTCCAAGTATTTCCAACTGATTTTTCGAGTGAAGAAAAATTCACAATATATAACGGATTAGATGAAAAATATTCTATTAATGGTGGAAATATAAAGTTAATTGAAACTTTAAAAGGATGTTTGTTAAATAAAATTAAAATAAATATGGGTTATAATTTAATAAATATATCAGATAATAAAACATATTTTTTAATAACATTTATAACTCCATTTGGTACAAAAGAAATTAAAGCAAAAAAAATTGTAATGGCAATTCCTTTGGGTGCATTAAGAAAAATAGATAGTTTTAATAAATTAGAATTAAATCCAATAAAATTAAAAAATATAAAAGAACTTGGTTTTGGTACGAATGGAAAATTAATATTAAATTTTGAAAATCGCTTTTGGACAAATGAAAACACTGAACCCAAGCTTTTAAAAAGATTTTTAACTGATGAAATGGGAGGTTGTTTTTGGGAGCCAACTCAATTTCAAGAAGGAAATATGGGTGCTTTAAATACATGGTTTGGCGGTAATTTTGGAAAAAAAATAAATAAAAATCTTATTAAAGAAACATTAGAATTTTATAATAAAGTTTGGCCAAATTCAAAAACGTTTTATAATAATAAATTTGTAGAAAAATATTGGATCGAAGATAAATACACACATGGTTCCTATAGTTGCCCTTTAAAAGGACAAATGACAACATTATTTGGAAATTTTAATGAACCTGAGCTTAACAATAGATTATTTTTTATTGGCGAACACACCAGCTATAATAATTATGGTTATATTGAAGGGGCTGTCGAATCTGCAGTTAATACAGCTAAAAAATATTTTCTCACTTAA
- the groL gene encoding chaperonin GroEL (60 kDa chaperone family; promotes refolding of misfolded polypeptides especially under stressful conditions; forms two stacked rings of heptamers to form a barrel-shaped 14mer; ends can be capped by GroES; misfolded proteins enter the barrel where they are refolded when GroES binds) codes for MSAKMINFGEDARKKILVGVNTLADAVKVTMGPRGRNVAIDKSFGSPNVTKDGVTVAKEIELEDKFENMGAQMVKEVASKTSDVAGDGTTTATVLAQAIYREGVKLVAAGHNPMDLKRGIDKAVIEITAELKKISKPISSHNEIAQVGTISANSDTTIGNIIAKAMEEVGKQGVIQIEEAKGMETTLEVVKGMQFDRGYLSNYFVNDAERMEVNYEDAFVLIFDKKLSSLKDLVPILEKVVRTGKPLLIIAEDVEGEALAALVLNRLRANLKIVAVKAPGFGDRRKAMLEDIAILTGSAVISEELGMKLEATTIEQLGVAKRIRCDKDNTTIIDGQGQKPEIEARVKQIRKQIEDTTSDYDREKLQERLAKLSGGVAVIRVGAATESEMKEKKARVEDALHATRAAVEEGIVPGGGVALIRAQKVLEALRAKATNDERFGIDIISRASEEPLRQIVSNGGHEPSVVLNKVRENTSANFGFNAKEERYEDMVACGIIDPTKVTRSALQNAASVASLLLTTECMIAERPKDDKAAPMPAGGGYPGMM; via the coding sequence GGGACCAAGAGGCCGTAATGTGGCTATTGATAAATCTTTCGGTTCTCCAAACGTTACTAAAGACGGTGTTACTGTTGCAAAAGAAATTGAACTAGAAGATAAATTTGAAAATATGGGCGCTCAAATGGTTAAAGAAGTAGCTTCTAAAACCTCTGATGTCGCTGGTGACGGTACAACTACGGCTACAGTTCTTGCTCAAGCTATTTACCGTGAAGGTGTTAAGCTTGTTGCTGCTGGTCATAATCCAATGGATTTAAAACGCGGTATTGATAAAGCTGTCATTGAAATTACGGCAGAGCTTAAAAAAATTAGTAAACCAATTTCTAGTCACAATGAAATTGCTCAAGTTGGTACAATTTCAGCAAACTCAGATACTACAATCGGAAATATTATTGCTAAAGCAATGGAAGAAGTGGGCAAACAAGGCGTTATTCAAATTGAAGAAGCTAAAGGCATGGAAACAACTTTAGAAGTTGTTAAAGGTATGCAATTTGATCGCGGTTACCTTTCAAACTATTTTGTGAATGACGCAGAAAGAATGGAAGTTAATTACGAAGACGCTTTTGTTCTTATTTTTGATAAAAAACTTTCTTCATTAAAAGATCTTGTTCCAATTCTTGAGAAAGTTGTTCGTACAGGCAAACCACTTTTAATTATTGCTGAAGACGTTGAAGGCGAAGCACTTGCTGCTCTTGTTCTTAACCGTTTACGTGCAAATTTAAAAATTGTTGCTGTTAAAGCACCTGGCTTTGGCGATCGTCGTAAAGCGATGCTTGAAGACATTGCTATATTAACTGGCTCTGCTGTTATTTCTGAAGAGCTTGGCATGAAGCTTGAAGCAACAACAATTGAGCAATTAGGCGTTGCTAAACGCATTCGTTGTGACAAAGACAACACAACAATCATTGACGGCCAAGGTCAAAAACCTGAAATCGAAGCACGCGTTAAACAAATTAGAAAACAAATTGAAGATACAACTTCCGATTACGATCGTGAAAAACTTCAAGAACGTCTTGCTAAATTATCAGGTGGTGTTGCTGTCATTCGTGTTGGCGCAGCTACTGAATCTGAAATGAAAGAAAAGAAAGCGCGCGTTGAAGATGCTCTTCATGCAACACGTGCTGCTGTTGAAGAAGGAATTGTTCCAGGGGGCGGTGTTGCTCTTATTCGTGCGCAAAAAGTTCTTGAAGCTTTACGTGCAAAAGCAACAAACGACGAGCGTTTTGGTATTGATATTATCTCTCGCGCTTCTGAAGAGCCACTTCGTCAAATCGTTTCAAATGGTGGTCATGAACCATCCGTTGTTCTTAATAAAGTTCGCGAAAATACTTCCGCAAACTTTGGCTTTAATGCAAAAGAAGAGCGTTATGAAGACATGGTTGCTTGCGGTATTATCGACCCAACTAAAGTAACACGTTCTGCTTTACAAAACGCAGCATCTGTTGCTTCTTTGTTACTTACAACTGAGTGTATGATTGCTGAGCGTCCAAAAGACGACAAAGCAGCTCCTATGCCAGCTGGCGGTGGATACCCAGGAATGATGTAA